From a region of the Equus przewalskii isolate Varuska chromosome 2, EquPr2, whole genome shotgun sequence genome:
- the LOC103564161 gene encoding long-chain specific acyl-CoA dehydrogenase, mitochondrial isoform X2, which translates to MAARLLRGCLRLRPGGWALRPLPARCSHSGGEERLETPSAKKLTDIGIRRIFSSEHDIFRESVRKFFQEEVIPHHAEWEKAGEVSRELWEKAGKQGLLGVNVAERHGGVGGDVYAAAVVWEEQAYSNCTGPGFSLHSNIVMPYIANYGSEEQIKHFIPQMTAGRCIGAIAMTEPGAGSDLQGVRTNARKDGSDWILNGSKVFITNGWLSDVVIVVAVTDREARSPAHGISLFLVENGMKGFIKGRKLHKMGLKAQDTAELFFEDVRLPASALLGEENKGFYYLMQELPQERLLIADLGISASEFMFEETRTYVKQRKAFGKTVAHLQTVQHKLAELKTHICVTRAFVDSCLQLHEAGRLDSATASMAKYWTSELQNSVAYDCVQLHGGWGYMWEFPIAKLA; encoded by the exons ATGTTCTCATTCCGGAGGGGAGGAACGTCTAGAAACTCCTTCTGCTAAAAAATTAACAGATATAGGAATTAGAAGAATCTTCTCTTCAGAGCATGACATTTTCCGGGAAAGTGTAAGGAAGTTTTTTCAAGAAGAAGTGATTCCTCATCACGCAGA ATGGGAGAAAGCTGGAGAAGTGAGTAGGGAGCTTTGGGAAAAAGCTGGTAAGCAAGGCCTGCTTGGCGTCAACGTCGCAGAGCGTCATGGTGGCGTTGGGGGGGACGTGTACGCAGCAGCTGTGGTCTGGGAGGAGCA agCATATTCAAATTGTACAGGCCCAGGTTTTAGTCTTCACTCAAATATTGTCATGCCCTATATTGCAAACTACGGCTCAGAAGAGCAGATTAAGCACTTCATCCCCCAGATGACGGCAGGGAGGTGTATTGGTGCCATAGCAATGACCGAGCCTGGAGCTGGAAG TGATTTGCAAGGAGTAAGAACAAATGCCAGAAAGGATGGAAGCGACTGGATCCTCAATGGAAGCAAG GTGTTCATCACTAACGGGTGGCTGAGTGATGTTGTGATCGTAGTGGCGGTCACAGATCGTGAAGCTCGCTCTCCTGCCCACGGCATTAGCCTTTTTCTGGTGGAAAATGGAATGAAAGGATTTATCAAAGGACGAAAGCTACATAAAATGGGACTAAAAGCCCAG GATACTGCAGAATTATTCTTTGAAGATGTACGGTTGCCAGCTAGTGCCTTACTTGGAGAAGAGAATAAAGGCTTCTATTACCTCATGCAAGAGCTTCCACAG GAAAGGCTATTGATTGCTGACTTGGGAATTTCAGCCAGTGAATTCATGTTTGAAGAAACGAGGACCTATGTTAAACAAAGAAAAGCTTTTGGGAAAACAGTTGCACATCTACAG ACGGTGCAGCATAAGCTAGCAGAGTTGAAAACTCACATCTGTGTAACCAGAGCTTTTGTGGACAGCTGTCTCCAGCTGCATGAAGCGGGACGTCTGGACTCCGCCACTGCTTCCATGGCCAAATACTG GACCTCTGAGTTACAAAACAGCGTAGCTTATGACTGCGTCCAGCTGCACGGAGGATGGGGATACATGTGGGAGTTCCCAATTGCAAA